The DNA region ATATAACTCCTTTGATACGTTCTGATTTTAAGTTATCAGATAGTGAGTTTAGCAAAAAATTTATTGGAGCAGATGTAGTTATACATTTAGCCGGTGCGACAATTAATAGACGATGGAGTGAATCTTATAAAAAAGAGCTATATTCAAGTCGTATTGATACAGCAAAAAAAATAGTAAATGCTATGGCAATAATGGAGAAAAAGCCAAAACTTTTTATCTCTACATCTGCAGTAGGCATATATGCTGGTGATGGACAATATAATGAAGAGAGTGCTGTCTATGCCAATAATTTTTTAGGTAGTCTTGCACAAGATTGGGAAAAAGCTGCTTTGGAGGCAAAAAGTTTAGGAGTAAGAACCGTAATATTTCGTTTTGGTATTGTAATGGGGCATGGAGGTGGCGTATTGCAACAAATGGTGCCAATGTTTAAGCTGGGACTAGGAGGAACTATTGGAAATGGTAAACAACCATTTTCATGGGTACATATAGACGATCAGATGAGAGCATATTTTTATATCATAGAACATGAAGATTTAGAAGGAATATTTAACCTTATGGCACCTACACCAACTACAAACTATGGCTTAACCAAAGCATTGGGAAAAGCTCTGCACAGACCTACTTTTTTTATAATACCAAAGTTTCTTTTGAAGCTGAGATTTGGCAGTGAGGCTGCAGAAGTATTTGCAGGTGGGCAATATGTAACGCCTTTAAGACTTCCAAAAGCTGGTTTTGAGTTTAAGTTTAGAACTATAGAAGATGCATTAAATGATCTTTTTGATAAAGATTAAAAATTTACCTCTTCTTGAATATCTTCATCTCCCCACTTCTCAATACACATTTCTCTTAACTTTTCATGTGTTGATATTTTAATATTTTTGCAATTTATTCTATATTTTATTACATTTTCACTTTTATTTAAAGTTATTCTCAATACCACTTGAGGAGTTGCATATGTTTCATCTCTTAATGAATAAGTACCATCTTTATTATAATCTCCATTGGTTGTATAGTTCCACTTTAATCCAGGGACTAACTCTTTTTCATTAATAATTAAAATATCATTAAGTTTAAATGTTGAACTTCCTTCAAGATACATCCAGTTAATTGCATTTTGAACTGCTAAATCAAGCCCTGTTGTAACTGTATAAGACATACTTTCAATTACAGTTCGCTCTTTTAAGTTAATAAAATGTGATATACCTACAGCAGCTAATAA from Hydrogenimonas thermophila includes:
- a CDS encoding TIGR01777 family oxidoreductase; the encoded protein is MKVVISGASGFVGSHLTKEFEKREWNITPLIRSDFKLSDSEFSKKFIGADVVIHLAGATINRRWSESYKKELYSSRIDTAKKIVNAMAIMEKKPKLFISTSAVGIYAGDGQYNEESAVYANNFLGSLAQDWEKAALEAKSLGVRTVIFRFGIVMGHGGGVLQQMVPMFKLGLGGTIGNGKQPFSWVHIDDQMRAYFYIIEHEDLEGIFNLMAPTPTTNYGLTKALGKALHRPTFFIIPKFLLKLRFGSEAAEVFAGGQYVTPLRLPKAGFEFKFRTIEDALNDLFDKD
- a CDS encoding pilus assembly FimT family protein; this translates as MKKAFTLLELIFIVIVIGLLAAVGISHFINLKERTVIESMSYTVTTGLDLAVQNAINWMYLEGSSTFKLNDILIINEKELVPGLKWNYTTNGDYNKDGTYSLRDETYATPQVVLRITLNKSENVIKYRINCKNIKISTHEKLREMCIEKWGDEDIQEEVNF